The genomic segment GTTTTGAGCATCTGCGTAGGAATATTCCTTCTTCTCAGTTGGGTTGTATGGGTCGTAACCGGTAGCTACGATGATGGTACCCACGTCGATTTCGATACGTTCTGTTTTTTGGTCGTGGTCAATTGCTCCGTTACCACAGGCCTGATCACAGAGTTTACAATCGATACAGTAATCTTTGTCAATTCTGGCCACCAGAGGCACAG from the Methanobacterium sp. Maddingley MBC34 genome contains:
- a CDS encoding 4Fe-4S protein (PFAM: 4Fe-4S binding domain) — translated: MPLVARIDKDYCIDCKLCDQACGNGAIDHDQKTERIEIDVGTIIVATGYDPYNPTEKKEYSYADAQN